One Oncorhynchus masou masou isolate Uvic2021 chromosome 18, UVic_Omas_1.1, whole genome shotgun sequence DNA window includes the following coding sequences:
- the LOC135504134 gene encoding serine/threonine-protein kinase PINK1, mitochondrial-like, protein MSVKHAISRGVELGRSVIQLGLKPAGRLAAKFRGERLRVGQPARTVQPQTFLPVRYRYFRMSLRGLAAQLQSGGFRRFGGSGSPRNRAVFLAFGLGVGLIEKQLDDDRRSAATCQEIQAVFTKKKYCSPLKCFTSGYKLEDYVIGKQIGKGSNAAVYEAVAPLSVPRDRESDRCSLNDQPSEDGEVATGSLRSPSSSLGIYPLAVKMMWNFGAGSSSEAILRSMSQELVPAGPLAMKQEKEEHIALNGYFGEVPKRVSAHPNVIRVFRAFTADVPLLPGAQEEYPDVLPARLNPGGLGNNRTLFLVMKNYPCTLRQYLEVNVPSRREGSLMVLQLLEGVDHLCRQGIAHRDLKSDNVLLEFDSADCPRLVITDFGCCLAQSDSSLQLPFNTMWVNRGGNSCLMAPEVVTAVPGQGVVINYSNADAWAVGTISYEIFGQANPFYGAGGLDSRNFQEIQLPALPACVSADMQFVVKLLLRRDPNKRPSARVAANMLHLSLWGRCALANKDSAGMKKLADWLLCQSAVVLLRGCGPSGSSVEAELQRCFLSNLDLEDLRLAVSFLMYGREQGRASIMSL, encoded by the exons ATGTCTGTAAAACATGCCATCAGCCGTGGGGTGGAGTTGGGACGGTCGGTTATCCAGCTCGGTCTCAAACCTGCTGGTCGACTTGCAGCAAAGTTCCGAGGTGAGCGTCTTCGTGTAGGCCAACCGGCCCGCACCGTTCAGCCTCAGACTTTCCTGCCAGTTCGGTACCGATATTTCCGCATGTCGTTGAGGGGTCTTGCAGCACAGCTGCAGTCCGGTGGTTTCAGGAGGTTTGGGGGCAGCGGCTCGCCAAGAAACAGAGCAGTGTTTTTGGCTTTCGGTCTCGGTGTGGGGTTGATCGAAAAACAGCTCGATGATGATCGAAGGAGTGCTGCGACATGCCAGGAAATCCAG GCTGTGTTTACCAAGAAGAAGTACTGCAGTCCACTCAAGTGCTTCACCTCGGGCTACAAGCTGGAGGACTACGTTATTGGGAAGCAGATAGGAAAAGGCTCCAACGCTGCAGTGTATGAAGCTGTGGCACCATTATCTGTGCCcagggacagggagagtgacCGGTGTTCCCTAAATGACCAGCCCAGTGAAGATGGAGAGGTGGCCACTGGGTCTCTGAGGAgcccctccagctctctgggcaTCTATCCTCTAGCTGTCAAGATGATGTGGAACTTtggg GCTGGTTCATCAAGCGAGGCTATTCTGAGATCCATGTCCCAGGAGCTGGTCCCTGCAGGCCCTCTTGCCATGAAACAGGAAAAAGAGGAACATATTGCACTAAATGG GTATTTTGGGGAAGTGCCCAAGAGGGTTTCTGCCCACCCCAATGTGATCAGGGTGTTCCGGGCATTCACAGCAGACGTACCCCTTCTACCCGGTGCCCAGGAGGAGTACCCCGATGTCCTGCCAGCCAGACTCAACCCTGGGGGCCTGGGCAACAACCGTACTCTGTTCCTGGTCATGAAGAA TTACCCATGCACCCTGCGTCAGTACCTGGAGGTGAACGTGCCCAGCAGGAGAGAGGGCTCTCTGATGGTGCTGCAGCTGCTAGAGGGGGTCGACCACCTGTGCAGACAGGGCATCGCTCACAGGGACCTTAAATCAGACAACGTGCTCCTGGAGTTTGACTCAG CGGACTGCCCCCGCCTGGTAATAACAGACTTCGGCTGCTGTTTGGCTCAGAGTGACTCCAGTCTCCAACTACCCTTCAACACTATGTGGGTGAACAGAGGAGGCAACTCCTGCCTGATGGCACCTGAG gTTGTCACTGCAGTTCCTGGGCAGGGTGTGGTTATCAATTACAGCAATGCAGATGCATGGGCTGTCGGGACCATTTCTTATGAGATATTTGGCCAGGCCAACCCGTTCTATGGAGCAGGTGGACTGGACAGCAGGAATTTCCAAGAGATCCAGCTTCCTGCCCTGCCTGCTTGTGTATCTGCTGACATGCAATTTGTCGTCAAGCTGCTTCTGCGTAGGGACCCCAATAAG CGCCCCAGTGCCAGAGTGGCTGCCAACATGCTGCATCTGAGCCTCTGGGGAAGGTGTGCCCTTGCCAATAAGGACAGCGCTGGTATGAAGAAGCTCGCTGATTGGCTGCTGTGCCAGTCTGCTGTGGTGCTCCTGAGGGGCTGCGGCCCCAGTGGGAGCTCGGTGGAGGCGGAGCTACAGAGGTGCTTCCTGTCTAACCTGGACCTGGAAGACCTCCGATTGGCTGTCAGCTTCCTGATGTACGGAAGAGAACAGGGCAGAGCCAGCATCATGTCGCTTTAG